The Indicator indicator isolate 239-I01 chromosome 22, UM_Iind_1.1, whole genome shotgun sequence genome includes a window with the following:
- the IL21R gene encoding interleukin-21 receptor, producing the protein MAQHELADSESHETTNLSAFQLQDYCFSKTQMARFQDEREKLAAALGEQSEELNGHAGITKMNKLWLQSISFFLLFHYTTCCENLTCFVDYVQTLSCVLRSDLGASSYNLTATWVSEEDPENPVAACSLLQQSRNMSHTQYMCTVDMTQLLADIKVQVQTDDRQTVISEDFYMGDNVKPQPPFNLTATFSEGYNVSWETIYQNSPYYFLNEELEYQLRYKRRTDTWEAQKTKAVHQDVRTLVILPWELQVNAEYELQVRAKPREGSSYGGVWSEWSLPLALTTRPAAVTQTAGMGWLLLFGVIVAITASIATVLAKQQSLWKKVACIPDPASFFRPLYLVHNGDFKKWVGASHMNFIEWGIVLPEVLEVYTMCPSSSTTREELCELRKDLSCKPCMSCLTVPGQDSQSPLSVVNSSGGTKDQSYGHLSIDTVTVADGFTPCNCHCSCSHVYRGQEHTSEDNSAGETGYPKVNVDDEDRKVASGLHLADLNAQDKILASGSVSTDHLRSTSVPAHQKVERALEGVMGSILEDLCLQPDQWDLENPVSLPSPDGESVSYSEGSCDFFPHTARPGDSYPMICLDLDTIDSGFVDSDCGSPAECEFEQNSQASCASIPLELVGEDFPRSYVKQWVSCRSDSPVSGTHTS; encoded by the exons ATGGCTCAGCATGAACTTGCTGACAGTGAGAGTCATGAGACAACGAACTtgtctgctttccagctgcaggactaTTGTTTCTCAAAAACCCAGATGG CAAGATTTCAGGATGAAAGAGagaagctggctgcagccctagGGGAGCAGAGTGAGGAGCTGAATG gGCATGCAGGCATAACCAAAATGAACAAACTGTGGCTCCAGAgtatttccttcttccttttattcCATTACA CTACGTGTTGTGAAAACCTGACCTGTTTTGTGGATTATGTACAGACCCTGTCCTGTGTCCTGAGAAGTGACTTGGGTGCCAGCTCTTATAACCTCACTGCGACATG GGTTTCTGAGGAAGACCCGGAAAATCCTGTGGCTGCCTGCAGTCTTCTGCAACAGTCCAGGAACATGAGTCACACACAGTACATGTGCACTGTGGACATGACTCAGCTCCTGGCAGATATCAAAGTCCAGGTGCAAACAGACGACAGACAGACTGTGATTTCCGAAGACTTTTATATGGGAGATAACG TAAAACCCCAGCCTCCATTCAATCTGACTGCCACTTTCTCTGAGGGTTACAATGTTTCCTGGGAAACCATCTACCAGAACTCTCCTTACTACTTTTTAAATGAGGAGCTGGAATATCAACTGCGTTATAAGAGAAGGACTGACACCTGGGAG GCTCAGAAGACTAAAGCTGTCCATCAAGACGTACGGACACTGGTGATCCTGCCATGGGAGCTGCAGGTGAACGCCGAGTACGAGCTCCAAGTGCGAGCCAAACCGCGCGAGGGCAGCAGCTACGGCGGGGTCTGGAGCGAGTGGAGCCTGCCACTGGCACTGACAACCAGGCCTGCCG CAGTGACACAGACAGCAGGCATgggatggctgctgctgtttggtgtTATTGTGGCAATCACTGCCTCAATCGCAACCGTTCTGGCCAAACAGCAGAG cttgtGGAAGAAGGTGGCTTGCATCCCAGATCCTGCTTCCTTTTTTAGACCTCTTTACCTAGTGCATAATGGAGATTTCAAG AAGTGGGTTGGTGCATCCCATATGAATTTTATTGAATGGGGAATAGTCCTTCCAGAAGTCCTAGAAGTTTACACCATGTGTCCTTCCAGCAGCACTACACGGGAGGAGCTGTGTGAGCTGAGAAAAGATCTGTCTTGCAAGCCCTGCATGTCTTGCCTGACTGTCCCAGGTCAGGACAGCCAGTCCCCACTGTCTGTTGTGAACAGCAGCGGTGGGACGAAAGACCAGTCATATGGGCACTTGTCCATTGATACTGTGACTGTGGCTGATGGATTTACACCTTGTAACTGCCACTGCAGCTGTAGCCATGTGTACAGGGGACAGGAGCATACCAGTGAGGATAACAGTGCTGGAGAAACTGGTTACCCCAAGGTTAATGTTGATGATGAAGACAGAAAGGTAGCCAGTGGCTTGCATCTGGCTGACCTGAATGCACAGGACAAAATACTTGCCTCAGGTTCTGTGTCCACAGACCACCTGAGGAGTacaagtgtccctgcccaccagAAAGTAGAAAGGGCTTTGGAAGGGGTGATGGGGAGCATCCTAGAAGACCTCTGCTTGCAGCCTGATCAGTGGGATTTGGAAAATCCAgtttctctgccttctcctgatGGTGAAAGTGTTTCCTACAGTGAAGGATCCTGTGACTTCTTCCCTCACACTGCAAGGCCTGGTGACAGTTACCCAATGATCTGTTTAGATTTGGACACTATTGACAGTGGCTTTGTGGACTCAGACTGTGGGAGCCCAGCTGAGTGTGAATTTGAGCAgaacagccaggccagctgtgCCTCCATCCCTCTGGAGCTGGTGGGGGAGGACTTTCCACGGAGCTATGTCAAGCAGTGGGTGTCCTGTCGCTCTGACAGCCCTGTCAGTGGAACACACACAAGCTAA
- the IL4R gene encoding interleukin-4 receptor subunit alpha, with amino-acid sequence MAAVHVQEFACFTDYDKELVCHWKVPVQMDCSKEFLLYYRNKSHPLLDSVCVPENGKDRQCTCTIHAEFFVSSLTYILALEFNGTDMWNYHVTPALVVKPRAPKNLAIEKAENGNFNLSWEESYSPSSVLSGQMVNYEVKYWRKQHPTEVSVKAINYQAKSFEIVTSSLWRGYDYVASVRCKYLNYPAYWSEWSEEVEFLYDSQVTAEDALRMAVPVSCVLIMAVSVICYFCFTKVKKEWWDQIPNPAKSHLVVKNVKFSVLCYIDEIKFPFHDLKQTHMDKISCTDCLSQTSSSHNFKGNDNIRNVEKSCSCHSKPGEWFPKGSSAVLTPEAVPVQPIEICERLTDTEADSQEETSDQLPVFEPCESSVDAFREHNDAIARMFSDLLADENSMQDKDPDIARGENKTFEKLESENALQQSPKESTTQHQQPSDISHMVSLFTKAAQENYSCSTTSKNSEQSEESFESGYRSSSINSASLDASSLQCTVHQSLFPCSFGSQRDSCVLIQESPNKPSYRTREDGVSSFAHKSFDTLVSPSLGLCSSAYKSCDTLISPSVEPCGSAYKSFDVLVSAFKEPSSSAYKSFDTLLSQPVANSSLAPCFESVCSSLPLAQISETPELSCSDPIYQPPRTGTCHTSCRSPCTELSFQNTSSEQTDFPSFFTPLAFLPEEEIHKQVTYQNVEKKATIIPCPAGPLPSGYQPFDNAVKCKGTYGDDAREGISESLYKPFIHLLYSNLREAPPDTISCTSDQRTDDHMCLVVQHFDCSIAPGLASSEGVEQTGDGSRWTISSELPAHSKDEDTGREEQLLCLLEHNCQDFNSRGRTTKGTKPNSFNSAGRGVRERSSNGLSADFHCHTYKHLRELGKAGENKEVMQHAAGRKHGSAAALPEESLDSTELNLGRKPAEPLELLVSDKSPPPLFVDNYPSDFHTIHSEGSQLAPAVKKRPVELLRENRKNGKEVESVQGVAQENNCYMKVA; translated from the exons ATGGCTGCAGTACACGTGCAGGAATTTGCCTGCTTCACTGACTATGACAAAGAGCTGGTTTGTCACTGGAAGGTCCCTGTGCAAATGGATTGCTCTAAAGAGTTCCTGCTCTACTACAGGAACAAATCTCATCCTCTGCT AGACAGTGTGTGTGTTCCTGAGAATGGGAAGGACAGGCAGTGCACCTGCACAATCCATGCTGAGTTTTTTGTGTCAAGCCTGACATACATTCTAGCCCTGGAGTTCAATGGGACTGACATGTGGAATTACCACGTTACTCCAGCCCTGGTTG TTAAGCCAAGGGCCCCCAAAAATCTTGCCATTGAGAAAGCCGAAAATGGTAATTTCAATCTGAGCTGGGAGGAGAGCTACTCTCCTTCATCTGTGCTCTCTGGACAGATGGTCAATTATGAAGTGAAATACTGGAGGAAACAGCACCCAACAGAG GTTTCTGTAAAAGCAATTAATTACCAGGCTAAAAGCTTTGAAATTGTCACAAGCTCCCTTTGGAGGGGATATGACTATGTTGCAAGTGTGAGGTGTAAATACCTCAACTATCCAGCCTACTGGAGTGAATGGAGTGAAGAAGTTGAGTTTCTCTATG ATTCCCAAGTAACAGCTGAGGACGCTCTGCGGATGGCTGTTCCTGTGTCCTGCGTACTGATCATGGCAGTGTCTGTCATCTGTTACTTCTGTTTTACCAA AGTGAAGAAAGAATGGTGGGATCAAATCCCAAATCCAGCAAAGAGCCATCTGGTTGTTAAAAATGTGAAG TTTTCAGTTTTGTGCTACATTGATGAAATTAAGTTCCCTTTCCATGACTTAAAGCAGACTCATATGGACAAAAT AAGCTGCACAGACTGTTTGTCTCAAACTTCATCAAGCCATAACTTCAAGGGAAATGATAACATCAGAAATGTTGAGAAATCTTGCAGTTGCCACAGCAAGCCTGGAGAGTGGTTTCcaaaaggcagcagtgctgttctAACTCCTGAGGCAGTTCCAGTGCAGCCTATAGAAATCTGTGAGCGTTTAACAGACACAGAGGCTGACAGCCAGGAGGAGACCAGTGACCAGCTCCCTGTGTTTGAACCTTGTGAGAGCAGTGTTGATGCTTTCAGAGAACACAATGATGCCATAGCTAGGATGTTCAGTGATCTCCTGGCAGATGAAAATAGCATGCAAGACAAAGACCCAGACATTGCCAGAGGTGAGAATAAAACCTTTGAGAAACTTGAGTCAGAAAATGCATTACAGCAAAGTCCAAAGGAAAGCACAACCCAGCATCAGCAGCCTTCTGATATTTCTCATATGGTCTCCCTTTTCACCAAAGCTGCTCAAGAGAACTACAGTTGTAGTACAACCAGCAAGAATTCAGAACAATCAGAAGAATCCTTTGAATCTGGCTATCGAAGCTCCAGCATaaattctgcttctctggatgCAAGCAGTCTTCAATGTACAGTTCACCAAAGCCTTTTTCCTTGCAGTTTTGGAAGTCAGCGTGATTCATGTGTTCTTATCCAGGAATCTCCAAATAAACCATCCTATAGGACCAGAGAAGATGGTGTAAGCAGCTTTGCACACAAGAGTTTTGATACCCTTGTGTCTCCATCCCTGGGTCTGTGTAGCTCTGCCTACAAGAGCTGTGACACCCTTATATCCCCATCTGTGGAGCCCTGTGGTTCTGCATATAAAAGCTTTGATGTTCTTGTGTCTGCATTCAAGGAACCAAGTAGCTCTGCCTATAAGAGCTTTGATACTCTTCTGTCTCAGCCTGTGGctaacagcagcctggctccGTGTTTTGAAAGTGTGTGCTCCTCGCTGCCTTTGGCACAGATTTCAGAGACACCAGAACTAAGCTGCAGCGATCCAATTTACCAGCCCCCTAGGACTGGGACATGTCATACCAGCTGCAGATCTCCCTGCACTGAGCTCAGTTTTCAAAATACCTCTTCAGAGCAGACTGATTTTCCATCTTTCTTCACACCTCTGGCCTTCCTGCCAGAGGAAGAAATACACAAGCAAGTAACATATCAAAATGTTGAAAAGAAAGCCACTATAATACCTTGCCCTGCTGGACCTCTACCATCTGGTTATCAACCTTTTGATAATGCAGTTAAATGCAAGGGCACATATGGTGATGATGCCAGGGAGGGTATCTCTGAATCACTGTACAAACCTTTCATTCATCTTTTGTACAGCAACCTGAGAGAAGCACCTCCTGATACCATCAGCTGTACATCTGACCAGAGGACAGATGACCACATGTGTTTGGTTGTGCAGCATTTTGACTGCAGCATTGCCCCAGGTTTAGCCTCTAGTGAGGGTGTTGAACAGACTGGTGATGGCAGCCGCTGGACCatcagctctgagctgcctgcacacagcaAAGATGAAGACACTGGCAGAGAGGAACAGCTTTTGTGTTTGCTAGAGCATAACTGTCAGGATTTTAACAGCAGAGGAAGAACTACAAAGGGAACAAAGCCTAACAGCTTTAACTCTGCTGGACGAGGAGTGCGGGAGAGAAGCAGTAATGGGCTAAGTGCTGACTTTCACTGCCACACATACAAGCACTTGAGGGAACTTGGAAAGGCAGGGGAAAATAAAGAGGTGATGCAGCATGCGGCAGGCAGGAAGCAtggctcagcagctgccttACCAGAGGAGTCATTGGACAGCACTGAGTTGAACTTAGGAAGAAAACCTGCAGAGCCCTTAGAGCTCCTGGTCTCAGACAAGTCACCACCTCCTCTTTTTGTGGACAACTATCCTTCTGATTTTCACACCATTCACAGTGAGGGCTCCCAGCTGGCACCTGCAGTTAAAAAAAGACCAGTAGAACTATTgagggaaaacagaaagaatggGAAAGAGGTGGAATCTGTACAAGGCGTTGCCCAGGAGAACAACTGCTACATGAAAGTAGCCTAG
- the RSL1D1 gene encoding ribosomal L1 domain-containing protein 1 — protein sequence MAKGSGQLEQGQVKKAVEALLAFARSKAKGKALLLNESENVHLLVTVWKVPRVAKVITIPLPHSIRPETAEVCLFTKDEPNLSAEQTENLYKKLLIQNGIRSVNQIISYKTLKKEYKLFEAKRRLLNRFDLFLSDDRIRRLLPSHLGKHFYERKKTPVSVNLKAKNLAKEINKHIQGTTLPVTNKGCCYTARIGHTGMKADEILHNVIAAAEVIAKKLPKNWKNVKILHLKTLKSVALPIFTANVSNLDELDRQPPARKKEEGKNKRPKSKKASKKMKSSQVRSTAEINNAAAATKDLEIKEKEIVQEPGDHDDEEIPQLVPIQTTILDHLEKMKSSAGKLSKKTKSPLGKRKKQPQALETPKPKHKVTEEYVDLQPSPKQKKAKQPSMPKEAIKGKELKKTPKKPEAKSFAAPKTGKSIESAKKSSKTPKQARKKTHRPQSA from the exons ATGGCGAAGGGTTCggggcagctggagcaggggcag GTAAAGAAGGCGGTGGAGGCTCTCCTGGCGTTCGCCAGAAGTAAGGCCAAGGGGAAGGCGCTGCTCCTCAACGAGAGCGAGAACGTCCACCTCCTGGTGACGGTCTGGAAGGTACCGCGCGTGGCGAAGGTCATCACAAT ACCACTGCCCCACAGCATCCGACCAGAAACAGCTGAGGTTTGCCTCTTCACAAAGGATGAGCCAAATTTATCAGCGGAACAGACTGAAAATCTGTACAAGAAGCTTTTAATCCAGAATGGGATCCGGAGTGTTAACCAG ATCATCTCATACAAAACTCTCAAAAAAGAGTATAAACTATTTGAAGCAAAGCGTCGCCTCCTGAACAGATTTGATCTCTTTCTGTCTGATGACCGCATCAGAAGGCTCTTGCCCTCGCATCTAGGAAAACACTTTTATGAAAGGAAGAA GACACCTGTATCTGTAAACCTGAAAGCCAAGAATCTCGCTAAGGAAATTAATAAACATATCCAGGGGACTACGCTCCCAGTTACCAACAAAGGGTGCTGTTA tACAGCACGTATAGGTCACACCGGAATGAAAGCTGATGAGATCCTACATAATGTCattgcagcagctgaggtgaTTGCTAAGAAGTTACCAAAG AATTGGAAAAATGTCAAAATTCTTCACCTCAAAACACTTAAATCAGTTGCACTTCCAATTTTTACTGCAAATGTCTCCAACTTGGATGAGCTTGACAGACAGCCacctgcaagaaaaaaagaa GAAGGAAAGAACAAGAGGCCCAAGAGCAAGAAGGCATCTAAAAAAATGAAGTCAAGTCAAGTCAGATCAACAGCTGAAATTAATAATGCAGCTGCTGCTACCAAGGACCTtgagataaaagaaaaagaaatagtccAAGAACCAGGTGATCATGATGATGAAGAAATTCCACAACTGGTGCCTATACAAACAACCATCTTAGATCATCTGGAG aaaatgaaatcaaGTGCAGGAAAACTGAGCAAAAAAACTAAATCACCCCTtggtaagagaaaaaaacaacctcaggctctggagactccaaaaccaaaacataaagTTACAGAAGAGTATGTTGACCTCCAGCCAtcaccaaaacagaaaaaagccaAGCAGCCCAGCATGCCAAAGGAAGCAATAAAAGGGAAAGAGCTTAAAAAGACTCCCAAAAAGCCTGAAGCAAAGTCTTTTGCAGCACCTAAAACTGGCAAATCAATAGAGTCAGCCAAGAAGTCTTCAAAAACACCAAAGCAAGCACGCAAGAAAACACACAGGCCACAGTCAGCTTGA